From a region of the Gossypium raimondii isolate GPD5lz chromosome 10, ASM2569854v1, whole genome shotgun sequence genome:
- the LOC105777554 gene encoding uncharacterized protein LOC105777554, translating into MHSLQRIFGFDLCRLSTTSRVSRQICSLKKMNPSRKPISSSSDYSSFTAQNPFGKESAAEETTQSSGAKIMNEKQFRCEENFPPLSVNIGSSSKGRNFNKWGKRTGSGLELRQEVVNSSEFEGIANAVSLQEEHSLLNRSRTGINSGLQSSHVTDNSSEHEDSLNVPSLQEYEHEGIANIARHSLPRHFGQKKVYPSGVVKKSEGFPVVERFNICLPGFRDIETREVLRPGMVLLKHYISLREQIDIVKTCNTLGEGPGGFYRPGYKDGAKLRLHMMCLGMNWDPQTRKYNKQHPVDNCEPPDIPLGFCLLVQRAIKDAHCLIEKESDMVNPEDILPSISPNICIANFYSIHGRLGLHQDRDESRESLRKGLSVVSMSIGDSAEFLYGDVREVDQASKVLLESGDVLLFGGESRMVFHGVPSIFPFSAPEPLKSKTGLRHGRLNLTFRQF; encoded by the exons atgcattCTTTACAGCGAATATTTGGATTCGACCTTTGTCGCCTATCGACCACCTCCCGTGTTTCTCGCCAAATTTGTTCTTTAAAGAAGATGAATCCCTCCCGGAAACCTATTTCCAGCTCTTCCGATTATTCTTCA TTTACTGCTCAAAACCCTTTTGGCAAAGAATCTGCTGCTGAAGAAACAACTCAATCTTCTGGGGCCAAAATTATGAATGAGAAGCAATTTCGGTGTGAAGAAAACTTTCCTCCTTTATCTGTTAATATTGGTTCCAGTTCTAAAGGTAGGAACTTCAATAAGTGGGGAAAAAGGACTGGTTCAGGATTGGAACTGAGGCAGGAAGTTGTTAATTCTTCTGAATTTGAAGGAATTGCAAATGCTGTCAGCCTGCAGGAAGAACATTCTCTGCTTAATAGAAGCAGAACTGGGATTAATTCGGGATTGCAGTCGAGTCATGTGACTGATAATTCATCTGAACATGAGGACAGTTTAAATGTCCCAAGCCTGCAGGAATATGAACACGAGGGAATTGCGAATATTGCACGCCATTCTTTGCCTCGCCATTTTGGACAGAAGAAGGTTTATCCTAGTGGTGTTGTAAAAAAATCCGAGGGTTTTCCTGTGGTTGAAAGATTCAACATATGCCTACCTGGATTTAGAGATATCGAAACGCGAGAAGTCCTAAGACCTGGAATGGTGTTGTTGAAACACTATATCTCCCTTCGTGAACAG ATTGATATAGTCAAGACTTGTAATACACTTGGCGAAGGCCCTGGGGGATTCTATAGGCCAGGCTACAAAGATGGAGCAAAACTTAGACTTCACATGATGTGTCTGGGAATGAACTGGGATCCTCAGACAAGAAAATACAATAAGCAACATCCCGTTGATAATTGTGAGCCACCTGACATTCCACTTGGATTTTGTCTTCTGGTTCAAAGAGCAATCAAAGATGCACATTGCCTTATCGAGAAGGAATCTGATATGGTCAATCCAGAAGATATACTTCCTTCAATATCTCCGAACATCTGCATTGCAAACTTCTATTCAATACATGGCCGACTTGGCCTCCATCAG GATCGAGATGAGAGCAGAGAAAGCCTCCGTAAAGGCTTATCGGTTGTCTCTATGTCAATTGGTGATTCTGCTGAATTCCTATATGGGGATGTGAGGGAAGTTGACCAGGCCTCAAAAGTGTTGCTAGAATCAGGGGATGTGCTATTATTCGGTGGTGAATCTCGGATGGTGTTTCATGGGGTTCCATCCATCTTTCCATTTTCTGCTCCTGAGCCTCTTAAATCAAAAACTGGGCTTCGACATGGTCGTCTCAATCTTACCTTCAGACAATTTTGA
- the LOC105777171 gene encoding alanine--glyoxylate aminotransferase 2 homolog 2, mitochondrial, with product MMHRFIPVRRLFSETKCSLPCQLRRRCFSQVARNEIDNRDGLVRKMPPFDYSPPPYTGPSADEILSKRMEYLSPSMFYFYTKPLNIVEGRMQYLFDDKGRRYLDAFGGIATVCCGHCHPDVVEAIVNQTKRLQHSTVLYLNHAIADFAEALANKLPGNLKVVFFTNSGTEANELAMMISRLYTGCHDIISLRNAYHGNAAATMGATAQSNWKFNVLQSGVHHALNPDPYRGVFGSDGEKYAKDVQDLIQFGTSGNVAGFISEAIQGVGGIIELAPGYLPAVYSTIKKAGGLCIADEVQAGFARTGSHFWGFENHGVVPDIVTMAKGIGNGIPLGAVVTTPEIAEVLTRRSYFNTFGGNPVCTSGGLAVLKVIEKEKFQENAFVVGTYLKERLTALKNKYDLIGDVRGRGLMLGVELVTDQKLKTPAKLETIHVMDQMKELGVLVGKGGFYGNVFRITPPLCFTKEDADFLVDAMDYTMEKM from the exons ATGATGCACAGATTTATTCCGGTCAGGAGGTTATTTTCGGAAACTAAATGTTCTCTCCCTTGCCAACTACGACGACGTTGCTTCTCTCAGGTGGCTCGAAATGAGATTGATAACAGGGATGGTCTTGTTCGTAAAATGCCTCCTTTTGATTACTCTCCGCCTCCTTACACCGGTCCTTCCGCCGACGAGATCCTTTCCAAACGCATGGAGTATCTTAGCCCCTCCATGTTTTACTTTTACACCAAACCA TTGAACATAGTGGAGGGGAGGATGCAGTACTTGTTCGATGATAAGGGACGAAGATACCTAGACGCATTTGGAGGGATTGCTACGGTGTGTTGCGGCCATTGTCATCCTGATGTGGTTGAAGCAATCGTCAATCAAACCAAGCGCTTGCAGCACTCCACTGTTCTTTACCTCAACCATGCCATCGCTGATTTTGCTGAGGCCCTTGCAAACAAGTTACCTGGCAATCTCAAG GTTGTATTCTTTACAAATTCAGGTACAGAAGCAAACGAATTGGCAATGATGATATCCAGATTATATACTGGATGCCATGACATAATATCATTGAGGAATGCGTATCATGGAAATGCAGCGGCAACCATGGGAGCCACTGCCCAAAGTAACTGGAAGTTCAATGTTTTACAG AGTGGAGTTCATCATGCCTTAAACCCAGATCCGTACCGTGGTGTCTTTGGTTCTGATGGAGAGAAGTATGCAAAGGATGTTCAAGATCTTATCCAGTTTGGAACTTCTGGCAACGTTGCTGGATTCATTTCTGAAGCTATACAA GGAGTTGGTGGAATCATAGAATTGGCCCCAGGTTACTTGCCTGCTGTTTATAGCACCATAAAGAAAGCTGGAGGTCTTTGCATTGCTGATGAGGTTCAGGCTGGGTTTGCTCGCACAGGGAGCCATTTCTGGGGATTTGAGAACCATGGGGTTGTTCCTGACATAGTGACAATGGCAAAG GGCATTGGAAATGGCATTCCTCTAGGTGCGGTGGTAACTACCCCTGAGATTGCGGAGGTCTTGACTCGCAGGAGTTACTTCAATACCTTCGGCGGGAACCCTGTATGTACCTCTGGAGGGCTAGCCGTCCTGAAAgtaatcgaaaaagaaaaatttcagGAGAATGCATTTGTTGTCGGGACCTATTTGAAAGAGAGGCTTACTGcactgaaaaataaatatgacc TTATAGGGGATGTAAGAGGAAGAGGACTGATGCTCGGAGTCGAACTCGTCACTGATCAGAAGCTCAAGACTCCAGCAAAGCTTGAAACTATTCATGTAATGGATCAGATGAAAG AACTTGGGGTACTGGTCGGGAAAGGTGGATTCTATGGCAATGTGTTTAGAATTACCCCTCCTCTCTGTTTCACTAAGGAAGATGCAG ATTTCCTTGTAGATGCGATGGATtacaccatggagaagatgtgA